A region from the Desulfitobacterium dehalogenans ATCC 51507 genome encodes:
- the pduL gene encoding phosphate propanoyltransferase: protein MQTFKVPVGISNRHVHLSEEHIEILFGAGHQLTRTKDLSQPGQFASEEMVTLVGPKGSMPNVRVLGPARKATQVELAATDTFKLGVKPPVRDSGDLSGTPGLELVGPAGKVQIEAGTIIAARHIHMTPEDAEKYGLKDGDHVKVQVNGPRAGVFERVLIRVNPNYALDMHVDTDEGNAFGLKNGDLLDAIIE, encoded by the coding sequence ATGCAAACCTTTAAAGTTCCCGTAGGAATTTCCAATCGACATGTTCATCTTTCAGAAGAACATATCGAAATTTTATTTGGTGCCGGACATCAATTGACTCGGACCAAGGATTTATCCCAGCCCGGTCAGTTTGCCAGTGAAGAAATGGTGACCTTGGTCGGTCCTAAGGGCTCCATGCCCAATGTGCGGGTGCTTGGACCGGCACGCAAAGCGACTCAAGTGGAGCTGGCGGCTACGGACACCTTTAAGCTTGGCGTCAAACCCCCGGTGCGGGATTCGGGAGATCTTTCAGGAACCCCTGGGCTGGAGCTGGTAGGCCCTGCCGGAAAAGTGCAGATTGAAGCCGGAACCATTATTGCAGCTCGTCATATTCATATGACTCCGGAAGATGCTGAGAAATACGGTTTAAAAGATGGGGACCATGTCAAGGTCCAGGTCAATGGACCACGGGCTGGTGTTTTTGAACGAGTATTGATTCGAGTTAACCCCAATTATGCCTTGGACATGCATGTGGATACAGATGAGGGTAATGCCTTTGGTTTAAAAAACGGGGATTTGCTGGACGCTATTATTGAATAA
- a CDS encoding 1,4-dihydroxy-2-naphthoate polyprenyltransferase codes for MSSDFSSRSTQKRNWKIWWELIRPHTLTAATVPVLLGSVLALLEGKTHLLLFAAMMIASLLIQAATNLFNEYYDYKRGLDTEKSVGIGGGIVRHGMAPGLIMTLALSMYGISVLLGVYICASTSWWLAAVGSVCMLMGYLYTGGPYPISYTPLGELFSGLFMGFLIILIAFFIQTGYVSSTAALVAVPSGILVGLINLSNNLRDRDGDKANGRRTIPVLLGPEKTIVFMGIMFAVAFLWIVGLVAVRLITPWALLALLSIPKAAQTAKGFVGKVEPITMMPAMKASGQTNTFFGLLLALGLLVGYFL; via the coding sequence ATGAGTAGTGATTTCAGTTCCCGTTCAACCCAAAAGCGAAATTGGAAGATATGGTGGGAATTAATTCGCCCCCATACCTTGACCGCCGCTACAGTTCCGGTTCTGCTGGGATCGGTTCTGGCCTTGCTTGAGGGGAAGACTCATCTCCTGCTTTTTGCAGCCATGATGATTGCCAGTCTGCTCATTCAAGCAGCGACGAATCTTTTTAACGAATACTACGATTATAAACGGGGATTGGATACGGAGAAATCTGTAGGCATTGGCGGGGGTATCGTACGCCATGGTATGGCTCCCGGCCTGATTATGACCCTTGCTCTAAGTATGTATGGAATCTCGGTGCTGCTGGGAGTCTATATCTGTGCTTCCACCTCCTGGTGGCTGGCGGCGGTGGGGTCCGTATGTATGCTAATGGGTTATCTTTATACAGGGGGTCCTTATCCTATTTCTTATACTCCTTTGGGGGAGTTGTTTTCCGGTTTATTTATGGGCTTTTTGATTATTTTGATTGCCTTTTTCATCCAGACCGGTTATGTCTCAAGTACTGCTGCTTTAGTGGCGGTTCCCAGCGGTATTTTAGTGGGCCTTATTAATCTGAGCAATAATCTGAGGGACCGGGATGGGGATAAGGCCAATGGACGCAGAACCATTCCTGTCCTATTGGGACCGGAAAAGACTATCGTATTTATGGGGATTATGTTTGCTGTTGCTTTTCTCTGGATAGTGGGGCTTGTGGCAGTCCGGCTTATTACCCCGTGGGCTCTTTTGGCTTTACTGAGTATTCCTAAAGCGGCGCAAACGGCGAAAGGATTTGTAGGGAAGGTGGAACCGATTACCATGATGCCTGCTATGAAAGCCAGCGGACAGACCAATACCTTTTTTGGTTTGCTCTTGGCGCTGGGGTTATTGGTGGGGTATTTTCTCTAA
- a CDS encoding DUF5665 domain-containing protein: MTASEEEMRHSKEEAERVDEALDEARARNAEPTDWEDLRDKVTELYLVLERINLTDYIAYLNNPRRLLWLNFGVGLVKGLGGAIGATLLLGLLVMFLKRLVLLNIPVIGGVIGEIVKIVNAHNGS, encoded by the coding sequence TTGACGGCCTCCGAAGAGGAAATGAGACATTCAAAAGAAGAAGCAGAGCGCGTTGATGAAGCTCTGGATGAAGCCCGGGCGCGAAATGCTGAGCCAACCGATTGGGAGGATCTGCGGGATAAGGTAACGGAGCTTTACTTGGTTCTGGAAAGGATCAATCTCACAGACTATATCGCCTATCTCAACAATCCCCGCAGACTTCTTTGGCTTAATTTTGGGGTCGGGCTAGTTAAAGGCTTAGGAGGTGCGATTGGGGCCACCCTCTTACTGGGCCTGTTAGTGATGTTTTTAAAGCGTCTGGTTCTACTCAATATTCCCGTTATCGGCGGAGTCATCGGCGAGATTGTCAAGATCGTCAATGCTCATAATGGATCTTAG
- the lspA gene encoding signal peptidase II: MLIWITIGVIWFIDRVLKVLIQGNFTLGESVVVIPDFFHLTYVLNPGAAFGLLPGRTWIFIPTAIIVCIGIVYAQFKIPRQEWLMRLTLGLIGGGALGNLYDRLFIGKVVDYLDFQIWPFVFNFADSAIVVGVGLLMIKMFLEEQKVHKRT; encoded by the coding sequence TTGCTGATATGGATAACGATTGGGGTTATTTGGTTTATTGACCGTGTGTTAAAGGTTTTAATTCAAGGGAATTTTACCCTCGGCGAATCGGTGGTTGTTATCCCTGACTTTTTTCATTTGACGTATGTCTTAAATCCGGGAGCCGCTTTCGGATTACTGCCGGGCCGGACCTGGATTTTTATCCCAACAGCCATTATTGTATGCATCGGGATTGTTTATGCCCAATTTAAGATACCCCGGCAAGAATGGCTGATGCGTTTGACCTTAGGGTTAATTGGAGGAGGTGCTCTGGGTAATCTCTATGACCGCTTGTTTATTGGCAAGGTCGTGGATTATCTTGATTTCCAAATCTGGCCCTTCGTGTTTAACTTTGCCGACAGTGCCATCGTCGTCGGTGTGGGGTTATTGATGATTAAGATGTTTCTTGAGGAACAAAAGGTACATAAAAGGACCTAA
- a CDS encoding pirin family protein, with amino-acid sequence MKKRDIKKMVRGQRETDGAGVRLIRVLGSRDVEDFDPFLMLDSFDSTDPLDYIAGFPTHPHRGMETITYLISGEIEHEDSLGNKDTIHAGESQWMTAGSGIMHQEMPREAGRMLGLQLWLNLPRGEKMAPPAYLSITQDMMGKVQKDGAEIRVLSGRFGEAVGVTPNHIPASIYDVSLAKGGEIEIPTNLEETVFIFLIEGDASINGESVLSKTALLFGEGDYISVSAPPESELRFIFFSAKPLREPIAWGGPIVMNTREELEHAFAELRNGSFIKHN; translated from the coding sequence ATGAAGAAACGTGACATTAAAAAAATGGTCCGCGGACAGAGAGAAACAGACGGCGCAGGCGTCCGTCTCATCCGTGTGCTGGGGAGCCGGGATGTGGAAGATTTTGATCCATTTCTTATGCTGGATTCCTTTGACTCGACGGACCCCTTGGATTATATAGCGGGGTTCCCTACCCATCCCCACAGGGGGATGGAGACCATCACCTATCTGATTTCAGGGGAAATCGAGCATGAAGACAGTCTGGGCAACAAGGACACCATTCATGCCGGTGAAAGTCAGTGGATGACAGCCGGCAGCGGCATTATGCATCAGGAAATGCCCAGGGAAGCCGGCAGAATGCTGGGATTACAGCTGTGGCTGAACCTGCCCCGGGGGGAAAAAATGGCTCCGCCCGCCTATTTGTCCATCACACAGGATATGATGGGCAAGGTACAAAAAGACGGGGCGGAGATCCGCGTCCTGTCGGGTCGCTTTGGAGAAGCCGTCGGAGTGACACCAAACCATATTCCGGCTTCTATCTATGATGTTTCTCTTGCTAAAGGGGGAGAGATTGAAATTCCCACGAACCTGGAGGAAACAGTGTTTATCTTTCTGATTGAGGGAGATGCCTCCATTAACGGAGAGTCGGTTTTATCCAAAACGGCCCTTCTGTTCGGGGAGGGGGACTATATTTCAGTATCCGCTCCTCCGGAATCTGAGCTGAGGTTCATTTTCTTTTCGGCCAAACCCCTGCGTGAGCCCATCGCCTGGGGTGGCCCTATTGTGATGAATACCCGGGAGGAACTGGAGCATGCTTTTGCGGAGCTGCGTAACGGGTCTTTTATAAAACATAACTAA
- a CDS encoding sugar phosphate isomerase/epimerase family protein → MKVLDQKIGIFSWFGFVLPFEERIALIQETGFTGTSLWWEDEEEPFPMPKERMPALVRERGLILENIHVPWCDANALWSDDKALRRAIITKHKQWLEDCARFEIPLLVMHLCDGENPPEPNEYGLESMGELAKAAEEQGVRIAVENTRRRDSVEYVLRHISSRALGFCFDSSHHRLTDQEDFHLLRSFGDRLLTTHLSDNDGLKDRHWLPGHGVIDWVKVAGAFPRGYKDFLTLEVYPTPWEVQETPEEFLVRAYERIAGVRTLLEKNSKPIMSGPVALLDI, encoded by the coding sequence ATGAAGGTGCTGGATCAAAAAATAGGTATTTTCTCCTGGTTTGGGTTCGTCCTTCCCTTTGAGGAAAGAATCGCTCTGATACAAGAAACGGGTTTTACAGGAACCTCTCTCTGGTGGGAGGATGAGGAGGAGCCCTTTCCTATGCCCAAGGAACGGATGCCGGCCTTAGTACGGGAAAGGGGATTAATCCTGGAGAATATTCATGTACCCTGGTGTGATGCCAATGCCCTATGGTCCGATGATAAAGCTTTGCGCAGGGCGATCATAACCAAGCATAAGCAATGGCTAGAGGATTGTGCACGGTTTGAGATTCCTTTGCTGGTTATGCATTTATGCGATGGGGAAAATCCGCCGGAGCCCAATGAGTATGGGTTGGAAAGTATGGGAGAGCTGGCAAAGGCTGCGGAGGAACAAGGAGTCCGGATTGCCGTGGAAAATACCCGCCGTAGGGATAGTGTAGAGTATGTTCTTCGGCATATTTCGTCCCGGGCTCTGGGTTTTTGTTTTGACAGCTCTCATCATAGGCTGACGGATCAGGAGGATTTTCATCTTCTCAGATCCTTCGGAGACCGCCTCCTGACCACTCATCTGTCCGACAATGATGGATTAAAGGATCGCCATTGGCTGCCCGGCCATGGAGTGATTGATTGGGTTAAAGTCGCCGGGGCCTTCCCGAGGGGGTATAAGGATTTTCTGACCTTGGAGGTATACCCTACTCCTTGGGAAGTACAAGAGACACCCGAGGAGTTTCTGGTGAGGGCTTATGAGAGAATTGCGGGAGTCAGAACTTTGCTTGAAAAGAATTCAAAACCTATCATGAGTGGTCCCGTTGCACTGCTTGATATATAG
- a CDS encoding TraR/DksA C4-type zinc finger protein, which translates to MDTTKYAQLIEQLKKDKQEAMETAQEVITGDMRESIAELSLIDNHPADIATEVYERSRDVAIRDRLHHRIQAIDSALQRYEEGKYGLCEHCQKEIPMGRLEALPFTTVCTECSRLEEKEEQHSLHRDPVEDEYLNMPFSRTFNDGTDRVGFDGEDSWQAVARFGTSDSPQDLGTNRDLSDPNTFYEDGDEVIGAVQAVETLDVELEPGYENTVYYGKKHGRT; encoded by the coding sequence ATGGATACCACGAAGTACGCGCAGCTTATTGAACAACTGAAAAAGGATAAACAAGAAGCCATGGAAACAGCTCAGGAAGTGATTACGGGAGATATGAGAGAATCCATAGCCGAACTCTCCTTAATCGACAACCATCCGGCGGATATTGCCACTGAGGTTTATGAGCGCTCAAGAGATGTGGCCATCCGTGACCGTCTCCACCACCGCATCCAGGCTATTGATTCTGCTCTTCAGCGTTATGAGGAGGGGAAGTATGGCCTGTGTGAGCATTGTCAGAAAGAGATTCCCATGGGAAGGCTTGAAGCTTTGCCTTTTACTACGGTCTGTACTGAATGCAGCCGTCTTGAGGAAAAAGAAGAACAGCACTCCCTGCATCGGGACCCTGTGGAAGATGAATATCTCAACATGCCCTTCTCCAGGACGTTTAATGATGGCACGGATCGGGTGGGCTTTGATGGGGAAGATTCCTGGCAGGCCGTGGCCCGCTTTGGCACCTCGGATTCCCCGCAGGATTTGGGAACCAATCGGGATTTGAGTGATCCCAATACATTTTATGAAGATGGGGATGAAGTCATCGGTGCCGTACAGGCTGTGGAAACTCTCGATGTAGAACTGGAGCCCGGATATGAAAATACAGTGTATTATGGGAAAAAGCACGGCCGGACATAG
- a CDS encoding RluA family pseudouridine synthase has protein sequence MEWEGLNTGLDAEELELELEIQDRDDQESEPKMEFELAEGTRLDVGVTEVVGKSRSFIQGLIEDGHVLVNGASKKSNYKVRTKDKITVVLPPPKELQVEAEDIPLEILYEDEDVLVVNKPQGMVVHPAPGAWTKTLVNALLYHCRNLSGINGVLRPGIVHRIDKDTSGLLVVAKNDLAHQGLAEQIKAHSMARRYLAIVHGVVFEPSGTVEAPIGRDPADRKKMAVVFQNAKEAVTHYKVLERFRDFTLIEARLETGRTHQIRVHMAYLKHPVLGDPLYGPRKNPFGLQGQMLHAQLLGFQHPRTGEYMEFSAPPSELLQKVLEGIRRDGLIS, from the coding sequence ATGGAGTGGGAAGGGTTAAATACTGGATTGGACGCTGAAGAACTGGAACTGGAGTTAGAGATCCAGGATAGGGATGACCAGGAATCGGAACCAAAGATGGAGTTTGAGCTTGCCGAAGGAACCCGCTTGGATGTGGGGGTTACGGAAGTGGTGGGTAAAAGCCGCTCTTTTATCCAGGGATTAATCGAGGATGGCCATGTCTTGGTCAATGGGGCCTCCAAAAAGTCCAATTATAAGGTACGGACAAAGGATAAGATTACGGTGGTCCTTCCTCCTCCCAAAGAATTGCAGGTGGAAGCAGAGGATATTCCTCTGGAAATCCTCTATGAAGATGAGGATGTATTGGTCGTGAACAAACCCCAGGGGATGGTGGTTCATCCGGCGCCGGGGGCATGGACCAAGACCTTGGTGAATGCCCTGCTTTACCATTGCCGGAATCTCTCCGGAATCAATGGAGTATTGCGCCCTGGGATTGTCCATCGTATTGACAAGGATACCTCTGGGCTTTTGGTCGTGGCAAAAAATGACTTGGCCCATCAAGGATTAGCTGAGCAGATCAAAGCCCACAGTATGGCCCGCCGGTATCTGGCCATTGTTCACGGAGTCGTGTTCGAGCCCTCGGGAACGGTGGAAGCTCCAATCGGCAGAGATCCTGCCGATCGCAAAAAGATGGCGGTGGTTTTTCAGAATGCCAAAGAGGCTGTGACCCATTATAAAGTCCTGGAGAGGTTCCGGGATTTTACCCTGATTGAAGCCCGGCTGGAAACAGGGAGGACCCACCAGATTCGGGTTCATATGGCCTATCTTAAGCATCCCGTTCTGGGAGATCCTCTTTACGGGCCCCGGAAGAACCCTTTTGGCTTACAGGGTCAGATGCTCCATGCCCAACTTTTAGGGTTTCAGCATCCGCGAACCGGGGAATATATGGAGTTCAGTGCTCCTCCTTCCGAGCTGCTCCAAAAGGTTTTGGAGGGGATTCGCAGGGATGGCCTTATTTCTTGA
- a CDS encoding TNT domain-containing protein, whose product MSPGTKIDRYGYPSGYYASPVGTPAEMRALVPGSLEKPYTVYEVIKPVDTLSGQAMPWFGQPGLGTQYKFTQSIENMLKQDIIKEVGK is encoded by the coding sequence TTGAGTCCTGGCACGAAAATTGATAGATATGGCTATCCGTCTGGATATTATGCATCGCCAGTAGGAACCCCTGCAGAGATGCGTGCTCTGGTACCGGGCTCCTTAGAAAAACCATATACGGTTTATGAAGTAATCAAACCGGTTGATACTTTATCTGGTCAAGCAATGCCATGGTTCGGTCAACCAGGGTTAGGAACTCAGTATAAATTTACCCAATCCATTGAAAACATGCTCAAGCAGGACATAATAAAGGAGGTGGGTAAATAA
- a CDS encoding NAD(P)/FAD-dependent oxidoreductase — MPEGVKLKVAVVGGGAAGLLAAVIAGQEGAEVSILERNQRVGKKILTTGNGRCNLTNMDLHSSHYHGQNPKFAYSALQSFDNHRAIDFFERLGIAHKVEEEGKVFPFSNQASSVLDVLRYEVERLGIETITESEVKEIHKVSQGFELVLKEGKRHFAHRVILAAGGKAAPNLGSNGSGYALAEKLGHRVVEPFPALVQLKLESPFLKQIKGIKFDGEAEVLVKGKTLAKAQGEILFTEYGISGPPIFQLSRTAAEKLRMKNEVWLKVVLLPAWSRERLDQYLRKRWEDSPEKSVHFSFVGFINKQLVPVVLKQVGIEDINKPVSALTSREKEGILHLLQDWRFQVTGTNSWTAAQVTAGGVDVRDINPGTMESKLVPGLYFAGEILDIDGDCGGYNLQWAWSSGYVAGKNAAGG, encoded by the coding sequence ATGCCTGAAGGGGTAAAACTCAAGGTCGCCGTGGTGGGAGGGGGTGCCGCCGGCTTGTTGGCAGCGGTAATCGCTGGGCAGGAAGGGGCCGAGGTCTCCATACTGGAAAGGAACCAAAGAGTAGGCAAGAAAATCCTGACCACGGGCAATGGGCGTTGTAACTTAACCAATATGGATTTGCATAGTTCACATTATCATGGCCAAAATCCAAAATTTGCTTATAGTGCTTTACAAAGCTTCGATAATCACCGAGCCATAGATTTCTTTGAGCGATTGGGTATTGCTCATAAGGTTGAGGAGGAGGGGAAGGTCTTTCCTTTTTCCAATCAAGCCTCCAGCGTTTTGGATGTTTTGCGCTATGAAGTGGAACGCTTGGGGATCGAGACGATTACCGAATCCGAAGTGAAAGAGATTCACAAGGTGAGCCAAGGCTTTGAATTGGTCCTCAAGGAGGGAAAGAGGCATTTTGCTCATCGGGTTATCCTGGCTGCCGGAGGTAAGGCTGCTCCCAATCTGGGCTCCAATGGCAGTGGCTATGCTTTGGCCGAGAAGCTGGGGCATCGTGTTGTGGAACCTTTTCCCGCTTTAGTCCAACTTAAACTGGAGTCCCCTTTCCTCAAGCAGATTAAAGGGATTAAATTTGATGGAGAGGCGGAAGTGCTGGTCAAGGGGAAAACTTTGGCCAAAGCCCAGGGGGAAATCTTATTTACGGAATATGGGATTTCCGGGCCCCCGATTTTCCAATTAAGTCGGACGGCTGCCGAAAAACTCAGGATGAAGAATGAAGTCTGGCTTAAAGTGGTGCTCCTCCCCGCTTGGTCCAGGGAAAGGCTTGACCAGTATCTGCGCAAGCGGTGGGAGGATTCTCCGGAAAAGAGCGTGCATTTCAGCTTTGTCGGCTTCATCAATAAGCAGTTGGTCCCCGTGGTCCTCAAACAGGTTGGCATTGAAGATATAAATAAGCCGGTGTCTGCTTTGACCTCCCGGGAAAAGGAAGGTATTTTGCACCTGCTTCAAGACTGGCGTTTTCAGGTCACCGGCACCAACAGTTGGACGGCTGCCCAGGTCACTGCCGGGGGTGTTGATGTTCGTGATATCAACCCCGGGACCATGGAATCCAAACTTGTGCCAGGGCTTTATTTTGCCGGAGAGATCCTGGATATTGATGGAGACTGTGGGGGCTATAACCTGCAATGGGCTTGGTCCTCCGGCTATGTGGCGGGGAAGAATGCAGCCGGCGGATGA
- a CDS encoding RHS repeat-associated core domain-containing protein, which yields MGTLQSHTDPKGTTTNYSYDLLNRLIGKTYTQPRPPEDVPAGGEIPPTGSTGEESEGAGEDSKGTADEGAAEDSEAVEYEYNLMGSRISLFGQEGVTDYEYDFMERLTYVSSPTAEEVSYDYDELGRKARVIYPDGKAVEYRYDLLNRIVSVTDWQGQETTTTYDADGRRTETKLPNGIQVRYTYDASDQVIAFSEERDHERRLYTYSYDRAGNRLSQEIQGGDDSKRFSYQYNEADELITKTQGDGGNRIRYTYDPNGNLIQATTQGNQSTTYFYDSENRLIQITEHQGKIQTFGYDSDGNRLYKTVGVEYEGYEAGSYEAESEEEKISSLMPPLAANFGLFGLQKFIAANDKGNNGKDGDKGNSGNDGNKGNNGNNGNNGNNGNSGNNGNSGNNGNNGNKDNNGNSSNSGNSGDKSNNGSNGNSGNKGNSDNTKVHDDGSDKVKGGDSGKHLGWYKTKQDAKEKSGNPGLHLGWYKQAEKPKGPKDPNHPNNPNNPKDPDDPTDPDNPDNPNPDKPLNKPDAYEVINYFNDLSVEHTQVLMTTDKEGVYRGVYTYGLERIAERDLAAVEGVPNDPLYYLYDGWGSVTQLINDAGHVRDKYRYDAYGMPMPGGKVGPNTRLFNNPYGYNGEAHEQESGFQYLRARYYDPDVGRFMSRDSYLGNVMEPLTLNRYAYVSNNPVMYADPSGHMREAGDSSGVIAIKQGKYKPLEYTVTPGDTLGAIAPKHGTTVNTLVRMNNIADPNRIYVGQKIKIPDPSAGSRGEYVEEKTAGRQDYNKVECLEIEIPGPQGTGNSKIDLNPMPEITHSKVNAEKYIGNIDWNKIIGLDLFTKIYSPDEISKFPKEITYKSGDYSYTYVLTLSHPTVGLLGGMEMEEVDQYSYQLALTNEPQVKIGIIDVTGFGKGGKLTGKGAGSTGRTVANNLNEQLVMKQVKSNPLNGATKVPIELKDTRWPATDGWVKMQNVVETSEGKITIHFNYNTNTGATADFKFK from the coding sequence GTGGGAACCCTGCAAAGCCATACCGATCCCAAGGGCACCACCACGAACTATAGCTATGACCTCCTCAACCGTCTCATCGGCAAGACCTATACTCAACCCCGCCCCCCGGAGGATGTCCCGGCCGGGGGTGAAATTCCTCCTACCGGCAGCACGGGGGAGGAGAGCGAAGGCGCAGGTGAGGACAGCAAAGGCACCGCTGATGAGGGTGCCGCTGAAGACAGCGAGGCTGTGGAGTATGAGTACAACCTCATGGGCAGCCGGATCAGCCTGTTTGGCCAAGAAGGAGTCACTGACTACGAGTATGACTTCATGGAGCGCTTAACCTATGTCAGCTCCCCCACTGCCGAAGAAGTGAGCTATGACTATGATGAACTGGGCCGCAAAGCCCGAGTCATCTATCCGGACGGTAAGGCTGTCGAGTACCGCTATGATCTGCTGAACCGTATTGTCTCCGTCACCGACTGGCAGGGGCAAGAAACCACCACGACCTATGATGCCGACGGCAGGCGTACGGAAACCAAACTTCCGAACGGTATACAAGTCCGTTATACCTATGATGCCTCGGATCAGGTCATCGCCTTCAGTGAGGAAAGGGACCATGAACGAAGGCTCTACACCTACAGTTATGACCGGGCCGGCAACCGTTTGAGTCAGGAGATCCAAGGGGGAGATGACAGCAAGCGCTTTAGCTACCAGTACAATGAGGCGGATGAACTGATCACGAAAACCCAAGGGGATGGGGGCAACCGGATCCGCTATACCTATGACCCCAACGGGAACCTGATCCAGGCGACCACTCAGGGCAACCAAAGCACCACTTATTTCTATGACAGTGAAAACCGGCTGATTCAGATCACTGAACACCAGGGCAAAATCCAGACCTTTGGCTATGACAGCGATGGAAACAGGCTCTACAAAACGGTAGGCGTAGAGTATGAAGGCTATGAGGCCGGGAGCTATGAAGCTGAAAGCGAAGAGGAGAAGATCAGTTCTCTGATGCCGCCTTTAGCCGCCAATTTTGGCCTGTTCGGGCTGCAGAAATTCATTGCGGCGAATGATAAGGGCAATAACGGCAAGGATGGAGACAAAGGGAACAGTGGTAATGATGGGAACAAGGGCAACAATGGAAACAACGGAAACAACGGAAACAACGGCAATAGCGGTAACAACGGCAATAGCGGTAACAACGGAAACAACGGTAACAAAGACAATAACGGAAACAGCAGCAACAGTGGCAACAGCGGAGACAAAAGCAATAACGGAAGCAACGGCAATAGTGGGAACAAAGGAAACAGTGACAATACCAAAGTCCATGATGATGGCAGTGATAAAGTCAAGGGTGGGGACAGCGGAAAGCATCTCGGGTGGTATAAAACCAAGCAGGATGCTAAAGAAAAGTCGGGCAACCCAGGATTACACCTGGGTTGGTACAAACAAGCGGAAAAACCCAAGGGACCTAAAGATCCGAATCACCCGAATAACCCCAATAATCCCAAAGATCCCGATGATCCGACCGATCCCGATAATCCCGACAACCCAAACCCAGATAAACCCTTGAACAAGCCCGATGCCTATGAGGTCATTAACTATTTCAACGACCTCTCTGTGGAACACACTCAAGTCTTAATGACGACGGATAAAGAAGGGGTGTACAGAGGAGTTTACACCTATGGTCTCGAAAGAATAGCAGAACGTGATCTGGCAGCGGTGGAAGGGGTTCCCAATGATCCCCTCTATTACCTGTATGACGGATGGGGCAGTGTGACCCAGCTCATTAATGATGCCGGACACGTGCGGGATAAATACCGCTATGACGCTTATGGCATGCCGATGCCCGGCGGAAAAGTGGGTCCGAACACCCGGCTGTTCAACAATCCTTACGGTTATAATGGTGAAGCCCATGAACAGGAGTCCGGCTTCCAGTACTTAAGGGCCAGGTATTATGACCCTGATGTGGGCCGCTTCATGAGCAGGGACAGCTATCTGGGGAATGTGATGGAGCCGTTGACCTTGAACCGCTATGCCTATGTAAGCAATAACCCGGTGATGTATGCGGATCCGAGTGGGCATATGCGTGAAGCAGGGGATAGCAGCGGGGTCATCGCGATAAAGCAGGGCAAATATAAGCCCCTTGAGTATACTGTAACGCCAGGGGATACCTTAGGAGCGATAGCGCCTAAACATGGCACAACGGTTAATACATTGGTTCGGATGAACAACATTGCTGACCCCAATAGGATCTATGTTGGGCAGAAGATAAAGATCCCAGATCCTAGTGCAGGGAGTCGCGGGGAATATGTCGAAGAAAAGACTGCCGGGAGGCAGGATTATAACAAGGTAGAGTGTCTTGAAATTGAAATTCCTGGTCCTCAGGGGACGGGTAATAGTAAAATTGATTTAAATCCAATGCCGGAAATTACTCATTCAAAAGTGAATGCAGAAAAATATATTGGTAATATTGACTGGAATAAAATAATTGGACTTGATTTGTTTACAAAGATTTATAGTCCTGATGAAATTAGTAAATTTCCAAAAGAAATAACCTATAAAAGTGGTGATTATTCATATACGTATGTACTTACTTTAAGCCATCCAACTGTAGGTCTTTTGGGTGGCATGGAAATGGAGGAAGTAGACCAATATAGTTATCAGCTTGCTTTAACTAATGAACCTCAAGTGAAGATAGGGATTATTGATGTAACTGGATTTGGTAAAGGGGGGAAGTTAACTGGTAAGGGCGCGGGCAGTACGGGTCGTACAGTGGCTAATAATCTTAATGAGCAATTAGTTATGAAACAAGTAAAGTCCAATCCACTGAATGGAGCGACAAAAGTACCAATTGAGTTAAAGGATACTCGATGGCCAGCTACTGATGGATGGGTTAAAATGCAGAATGTAGTAGAAACTTCTGAAGGAAAAATTACTATACATTTTAATTACAATACAAATACTGGTGCAACAGCGGATTTTAAATTTAAATAA